From Verrucomicrobiota bacterium, one genomic window encodes:
- a CDS encoding outer membrane beta-barrel protein has translation MKRFKRVYLLLYFFIGSSFNCPAADQSDPPSAREEPATATTNAAQVQDATKDGTQSLEEALDNKPGINFSSIQIGGQNTGISLSNIRADTVESLEALKLATPDMDADIVGGTLNLKFRPAFAQNSPTRQFRLYITQYELADKPGTSFYLTEGQSFGEENRWGYLLNGRAYQSFLAEENLNRDWEVKPESAWPDIWRFQDVQIEKEDFRSTSVSGNILLDYEWSEKLKLFSRGIFSQLKRTETNRHMEYEWDDGTYTSLNEDSATVEGITLFKGIEDRKYQRKTAEVTVGAEYKGEDWRWEAQAKYDSSDARYPYRWDSFFKNEEIDASYSNAFSDYPTFSIQQNSTARAEDTRNYEFDEVRVYTSKDVFVDRIASFALERNFPHEKGSLKLKSGMKLLNRDLDSGDEILIYDEASMPLTIAQFESPWRNDDIHYGNYRLSGFHDPVAFREYFQAHTEEFSLNETRTRSQSDPANYTVNETISAAYIMGDYFWDQWRILAGMRMEKTEDEFTGKEVLFDESGDYLQTLDTEGGRNYSNYFPGIQAVYSANDKLTLYSSWSKAVERPRYIYLAPFRRIIQRSQNIREGNPNLKPTVFTSLLAAADWAYDKSGFLGVELLRRENEDIVVESQSVVREGQFKDFDLFTWDNAGVGIHNQVQVVWNQDLDPLWNELDGFSLEMRYRYNDTETDVRGPEFDPVPIALIPENDVRASFIFQNQSWILRLRADHRSEMLRLIGATPNKDTYYFDKTTYTFTAEYRTQNGWIGNVGVYNITQDDPLSYFGNPNRVSDLASRGRYWQGSMRYTF, from the coding sequence TTGAAACGTTTTAAAAGAGTTTACCTGCTTTTGTATTTTTTCATAGGCAGTTCTTTCAATTGTCCAGCTGCGGACCAATCAGACCCTCCTTCAGCTAGAGAGGAACCTGCGACAGCAACCACAAATGCGGCCCAGGTCCAGGATGCTACCAAAGACGGAACGCAAAGCCTGGAAGAAGCTCTGGATAATAAGCCGGGGATCAATTTTAGCTCGATCCAGATTGGCGGTCAAAATACAGGGATCAGTTTAAGTAACATTCGGGCAGACACTGTTGAATCACTGGAAGCATTGAAGCTGGCCACACCTGATATGGATGCGGACATCGTTGGTGGAACACTAAACCTTAAATTTCGTCCCGCCTTTGCTCAGAACTCTCCTACCCGCCAGTTTCGGTTATACATTACTCAATATGAACTCGCAGACAAACCTGGAACTTCCTTTTATCTGACAGAGGGACAATCCTTTGGTGAAGAGAACCGTTGGGGGTATCTGCTGAATGGGCGTGCTTACCAGTCCTTTCTGGCCGAGGAAAACCTTAACCGCGATTGGGAGGTAAAGCCTGAGTCAGCCTGGCCCGACATCTGGAGATTTCAGGACGTGCAAATCGAGAAAGAAGATTTCCGCAGCACAAGCGTATCCGGAAATATACTTCTCGATTATGAATGGTCGGAAAAGCTCAAGTTATTCAGTCGTGGAATCTTTTCCCAACTGAAACGAACCGAGACCAACCGACACATGGAATACGAGTGGGATGACGGAACCTACACTTCCCTGAATGAAGATTCGGCAACCGTGGAAGGCATCACACTCTTCAAAGGAATCGAGGATCGAAAGTACCAAAGGAAGACAGCTGAAGTAACAGTGGGCGCCGAATACAAAGGTGAAGATTGGCGCTGGGAAGCGCAGGCCAAGTACGATTCTTCTGATGCACGCTACCCATACCGATGGGACTCGTTCTTCAAGAATGAGGAAATTGATGCCTCCTATAGCAACGCCTTCTCCGATTATCCTACTTTTTCGATTCAGCAGAATTCTACAGCGCGCGCAGAAGATACCCGGAACTATGAATTCGACGAAGTGCGGGTCTATACCTCGAAAGATGTGTTTGTCGATAGGATCGCCTCCTTCGCCCTGGAACGAAACTTCCCTCATGAGAAGGGAAGTCTAAAACTTAAATCAGGAATGAAACTTCTGAACAGAGACCTCGATAGTGGCGACGAAATTCTGATCTACGATGAAGCTTCCATGCCACTAACGATTGCTCAGTTCGAAAGTCCGTGGCGTAACGATGATATTCACTACGGTAATTACAGACTAAGTGGGTTCCATGACCCTGTAGCTTTCAGGGAATATTTTCAGGCTCATACGGAGGAATTTAGCCTGAATGAAACCAGGACTCGCTCGCAGTCGGACCCTGCGAACTACACCGTCAATGAAACCATTTCTGCGGCCTACATTATGGGTGATTATTTTTGGGACCAGTGGCGCATCCTGGCGGGAATGCGCATGGAAAAAACTGAAGATGAGTTCACCGGAAAGGAAGTGCTTTTTGATGAGAGTGGAGATTACCTGCAGACACTTGATACGGAAGGGGGCCGGAATTACTCCAACTATTTCCCGGGCATTCAGGCCGTGTATTCCGCCAATGACAAACTGACCTTGTACTCGTCGTGGTCAAAAGCGGTGGAGCGACCCCGCTATATTTATCTGGCACCGTTTCGGCGCATAATTCAGCGGTCTCAAAACATCCGCGAAGGGAATCCGAATCTCAAACCCACAGTGTTTACCAGCCTGTTAGCAGCGGCAGACTGGGCTTATGACAAATCTGGATTCCTCGGCGTGGAACTGCTGCGACGGGAGAATGAAGATATTGTGGTAGAGAGTCAGTCTGTGGTCAGGGAAGGGCAATTCAAGGATTTCGATCTATTTACTTGGGACAACGCGGGTGTGGGCATTCACAACCAGGTGCAGGTTGTGTGGAACCAGGATCTTGACCCATTATGGAATGAGCTCGATGGATTCTCATTGGAGATGCGCTACCGATACAATGATACCGAAACGGACGTCCGAGGACCCGAATTTGATCCGGTACCGATCGCCTTGATTCCCGAAAACGATGTGAGAGCTTCATTCATTTTCCAAAACCAAAGCTGGATACTCCGCTTGAGAGCCGACCATCGCTCGGAGATGCTTCGTCTCATAGGAGCAACGCCAAACAAAGATACTTATTATTTTGATAAAACGACCTACACTTTCACAGCAGAATATCGCACCCAAAA